The Candidatus Omnitrophota bacterium genome includes a window with the following:
- a CDS encoding aspartate carbamoyltransferase catalytic subunit — protein MPTWGRKDCLGLRGVSREEIELVLDTARSMKEIQTRAVKKVPTLRGKIVLNLFYEPSTRTRTSFELAATRLSADVINISTAQSSVVKGESVLDTANNLRVMGVDLIVIRHNVSSAPYHLAQNINLPVVNAGDGTNAHPTQGLLDLFTIRERKGTIEGLTVVIAGDVLHGRVAHSDMWGLLTMGAKVRFVGPPTLIPPAFKELGVEIHHNIDEAIEGADVINVLRIQRERMSRNFFPSLKEYNRLFGMTKERLKRAKPGVLIMHPGPMNRGVEINSEVADSDSSVILEQVTNGIAVRMAILYLLLSGEKKAPKKQEETPTLF, from the coding sequence ATGCCAACCTGGGGAAGAAAAGACTGCCTTGGATTGCGCGGCGTATCGCGGGAAGAGATCGAATTGGTTTTGGATACGGCGCGCTCGATGAAAGAGATTCAAACCCGCGCCGTGAAAAAAGTACCCACCTTGCGGGGGAAAATCGTACTCAATCTTTTTTACGAGCCGAGTACGCGTACGCGGACATCCTTCGAACTGGCGGCGACGCGGCTGAGCGCGGACGTTATCAACATCTCCACCGCCCAGAGCAGCGTCGTGAAGGGGGAAAGCGTCCTCGACACCGCCAACAACCTGCGCGTTATGGGCGTGGACTTGATCGTCATTCGCCATAATGTCAGCAGCGCGCCCTATCACCTCGCCCAAAACATCAACCTTCCCGTCGTCAACGCCGGCGACGGCACCAACGCCCATCCCACGCAGGGGCTGCTCGATCTCTTCACCATCCGCGAACGCAAGGGAACCATCGAGGGATTGACTGTCGTCATTGCTGGAGACGTGCTGCACGGGCGCGTGGCCCATTCCGATATGTGGGGACTGTTGACGATGGGAGCTAAAGTGCGCTTCGTCGGACCGCCAACCCTGATCCCTCCCGCGTTCAAGGAACTTGGGGTGGAGATTCATCACAACATCGACGAAGCCATCGAAGGCGCGGACGTCATCAATGTTCTCCGCATCCAACGGGAGCGGATGTCCCGCAATTTTTTCCCCAGTTTGAAAGAATACAATCGCCTCTTCGGCATGACGAAAGAACGTCTGAAAAGAGCCAAGCCGGGCGTTCTCATCATGCACCCCGGCCCTATGAACCGGGGTGTGGAAATCAACAGCGAAGTCGCCGATTCCGATTCTTCCGTCATCCTGGAACAAGTAACCAACGGAATCGCGGTGCGCATGGCCATTCTTTATCTGCTGCTTAGCGGCGAAAAAAAAGCCCCCAAAAAACAGGAAGAGACGCCGACGCTTTTTTGA